The following coding sequences are from one Psychrobacter sp. AH5 window:
- the metH gene encoding methionine synthase — translation MIETISANTQAPDTSTASADDFILTPPSIFPYKEQQLTARARIEAQMAKRILMLDGAMGTQIQTYKLEEADYRGERFADIKQDVRGNNDLLVLTQPQMIKDIHNDHLAAGADIIETNSFNGTRLSMADYDMEYLVPELNITAAKIAREAADEFTAKNPDKPRFVAGVIGPTSRTCSLSPDVNDPAYRNITFDQLADNYREATLALIEGGVDIILIETVFDTLNAKAAIFAITGVFDDIGFELPIMISGTITDASGRTLSGQTAEAFYNSVRHAKPLSVGFNCALGADALRPHIQTLSNIADVYVSAHPNAGLPNEFGEYDETPEETTALLEGFAKAGILNIVGGCCGTTPEHIRLIANMVANYAPRVIPEIAPACRLSGLEPFNITKDSLFVNVGERTNVTGSKKFLRLIKTEAYTEALDVARDQVEGGAQIVDINMDEGMLDSKQAMIHFVNLVSGEPDISRVPLMLDSSKWDIIEEGLKRVQGKSVVNSISLKEGYDEFVERAKLCMRYGAAVIVMAFDEDGQADTFERKIEICKRSYDVLVDEVGFPSEDIIFDPNIFAVATGITEHNNYGADFINATKWIIENLPNAMVSGGVSNVSFSFRGNPIREAINSVFLYHAIKNGLTMGIVNPAMLEIYDDIPIEARDAIEDVMLNRNQGESGQDATERLMTVAENFQNDGKKKDSTVDMSWREGTVEERIAHALVKGITTFIEEDTKEAWEKYPKPLEVIEGPLMDGMNIVGDLFGAGKMFLPQVVKSARVMKQSVAWLNPYIEAEKVEGEVKGKILMATVKGDVHDIGKNIVGVVLGCNGYDIVDLGVMVPCETILDTAIKEKVDIIGLSGLITPSLDEMVYVAKQMQERGMTLPLMIGGATTSKAHTAVKVEPQYQNDGVIYVTDASRSVGVVTKLLSKEHRQQLIDETRSEYIKVRERLAKRQPKAAKLSYVESIEGGFQYDWDNYTPPVPNTLGQVILDDYPIDNIVPYIDWTPFFISWGLAGKYPKILQDEVVGEAARDLFDNAKELLKNMIDKKLIVAKGVFKIMPARRTSADTITVYDNDPTQGGKPTYTFEHLRQQSDKASGKPNFSLADFISPSDKHTDHIGGFTVSIVGTEELAEQYKEAGDDYNAIMVQALSDRLAEAFAEHLHELIRKDYWGYQADENLTNDEMIKEKYVGIRPAPGYPACPEHTEKGKLFDWLGTVEAIGTTLTESFAMWPASSVSGFYYSHPDSEYFNVGKISRDQLEDYAKRKEWDIKTAEKWLNPNL, via the coding sequence ATGATTGAAACCATCTCTGCAAATACTCAAGCTCCTGATACTAGTACCGCCTCTGCTGACGATTTTATCTTAACGCCTCCGAGTATCTTTCCTTATAAAGAGCAACAACTCACCGCACGCGCACGTATTGAAGCACAAATGGCCAAGCGTATTTTGATGCTCGATGGCGCTATGGGTACGCAAATTCAGACCTATAAGCTTGAAGAGGCCGACTATCGCGGTGAGCGTTTTGCCGATATTAAGCAAGATGTACGTGGTAACAATGATCTACTCGTGCTGACCCAGCCGCAAATGATCAAAGATATCCATAATGATCATCTAGCCGCTGGCGCTGATATTATTGAAACCAATAGCTTCAACGGTACGCGCTTATCCATGGCGGATTACGATATGGAATATCTAGTCCCTGAGCTTAATATTACCGCAGCGAAAATAGCACGCGAGGCGGCTGATGAGTTTACTGCAAAAAACCCTGATAAGCCGCGTTTTGTCGCTGGTGTCATCGGCCCGACTTCTCGCACCTGTTCGCTATCGCCTGATGTCAATGATCCTGCCTATCGCAATATTACCTTTGATCAGTTAGCAGACAACTATCGCGAGGCGACGCTGGCGCTAATAGAAGGCGGCGTCGATATTATCTTGATTGAAACGGTATTTGATACCTTAAATGCCAAAGCGGCTATTTTCGCCATTACCGGCGTCTTCGATGATATCGGCTTTGAGCTACCGATTATGATATCGGGTACTATTACTGATGCCTCAGGACGTACTCTATCAGGGCAAACGGCTGAGGCTTTTTATAATTCGGTGCGCCATGCCAAGCCTTTATCAGTAGGCTTTAACTGCGCCTTAGGCGCTGATGCGCTACGACCACACATTCAGACGCTCTCAAACATCGCTGATGTCTACGTCTCAGCGCATCCTAATGCCGGCTTGCCCAATGAATTTGGCGAGTATGATGAGACTCCTGAAGAGACCACGGCTTTACTAGAAGGCTTCGCTAAAGCGGGTATCTTAAATATCGTTGGTGGCTGCTGTGGTACCACACCTGAGCACATCCGCTTAATCGCTAACATGGTCGCCAACTACGCACCGCGCGTGATTCCTGAGATTGCTCCTGCCTGCCGCTTATCAGGGCTCGAGCCGTTCAATATCACTAAAGACAGCCTGTTCGTCAACGTCGGTGAGCGTACTAACGTTACTGGCTCCAAAAAGTTTCTGCGCCTAATCAAGACCGAAGCTTATACCGAGGCGCTCGATGTCGCTCGCGATCAAGTCGAAGGCGGCGCGCAAATCGTCGATATCAATATGGATGAGGGCATGCTTGACTCTAAGCAAGCGATGATTCATTTCGTCAATTTAGTCTCCGGTGAGCCAGATATCAGCCGAGTACCCTTGATGCTCGATTCGTCCAAATGGGACATCATTGAAGAAGGTCTAAAACGCGTACAAGGTAAGTCAGTCGTCAACTCCATCTCCTTAAAAGAAGGCTACGACGAATTTGTCGAGCGTGCCAAGCTGTGTATGCGTTATGGCGCAGCCGTCATCGTCATGGCCTTTGATGAAGACGGTCAGGCGGACACCTTTGAGCGCAAAATTGAGATCTGTAAGCGTAGCTATGATGTACTCGTTGATGAAGTGGGCTTCCCGTCTGAGGATATCATCTTTGATCCCAATATCTTCGCAGTCGCCACCGGCATCACTGAGCACAATAACTATGGGGCCGACTTTATCAATGCTACTAAATGGATCATTGAAAACTTACCTAATGCCATGGTATCAGGCGGCGTCTCTAACGTCTCCTTTAGCTTCCGTGGTAACCCCATTCGTGAAGCGATCAACTCGGTATTCTTATATCACGCCATCAAAAACGGCTTGACGATGGGTATCGTCAATCCTGCTATGTTAGAGATTTATGACGATATTCCTATCGAGGCTCGCGATGCTATCGAAGATGTGATGCTAAACCGTAATCAAGGTGAGAGCGGTCAAGACGCCACTGAAAGACTAATGACGGTAGCAGAGAACTTCCAAAACGATGGGAAGAAAAAAGACAGCACCGTCGATATGAGCTGGCGCGAAGGCACAGTAGAAGAGCGTATCGCCCATGCCCTGGTCAAAGGTATCACTACCTTTATTGAAGAAGATACCAAAGAGGCATGGGAGAAATATCCCAAACCACTAGAAGTCATCGAAGGGCCATTGATGGATGGCATGAATATCGTCGGTGATCTGTTTGGCGCAGGCAAAATGTTCTTGCCGCAAGTGGTCAAATCAGCGCGTGTGATGAAACAATCAGTGGCTTGGCTAAACCCGTACATCGAAGCGGAAAAAGTTGAAGGGGAAGTCAAAGGTAAAATCTTGATGGCGACGGTGAAAGGCGACGTTCACGATATTGGCAAAAACATCGTCGGCGTAGTGCTCGGCTGTAATGGTTACGATATTGTTGATCTTGGCGTGATGGTACCGTGCGAAACGATTCTTGATACCGCCATCAAAGAGAAAGTCGATATCATCGGACTGTCTGGTCTAATTACCCCAAGTCTCGATGAAATGGTCTATGTTGCTAAGCAAATGCAAGAGCGCGGTATGACTCTGCCCTTGATGATCGGCGGCGCGACTACTTCTAAAGCGCATACCGCAGTCAAGGTCGAACCGCAATATCAAAACGATGGTGTCATCTATGTCACTGATGCTTCGCGCTCAGTTGGAGTAGTGACCAAACTACTCTCAAAGGAGCATCGCCAACAGCTAATCGATGAGACCCGTAGCGAGTACATCAAAGTGCGCGAGCGTCTAGCAAAACGCCAACCCAAAGCGGCTAAGCTATCTTATGTAGAATCAATCGAAGGCGGCTTCCAGTACGATTGGGACAATTACACGCCGCCTGTACCAAACACTCTAGGTCAAGTGATACTGGACGACTACCCTATCGATAATATAGTGCCTTATATCGACTGGACGCCGTTCTTTATCTCCTGGGGTCTGGCTGGCAAATATCCCAAAATCTTGCAAGATGAAGTCGTTGGTGAAGCGGCGCGCGATTTGTTTGATAATGCCAAAGAGCTACTGAAAAACATGATCGATAAAAAGCTTATCGTCGCTAAAGGCGTGTTTAAGATTATGCCTGCGCGTCGTACCAGCGCTGATACCATCACAGTCTATGATAATGATCCTACTCAAGGCGGCAAACCGACCTATACCTTTGAGCATTTGCGTCAACAGTCTGATAAAGCGAGCGGCAAGCCTAATTTTAGCTTGGCTGACTTTATCTCGCCATCAGATAAGCACACTGATCATATCGGCGGCTTTACCGTATCTATCGTTGGCACAGAAGAGTTGGCTGAGCAGTATAAAGAAGCAGGCGATGACTATAACGCTATCATGGTACAAGCGCTGTCTGATCGTCTCGCCGAAGCCTTTGCTGAGCATCTGCATGAGCTGATTCGTAAAGACTACTGGGGCTATCAGGCTGATGAGAACTTAACCAATGATGAGATGATTAAAGAAAAATACGTCGGTATCCGTCCGGCTCCGGGCTATCCGGCTTGTCCTGAGCACACCGAAAAAGGCAAACTGTTTGATTGGCTTGGTACCGTTGAGGCGATTGGCACCACGCTCACCGAAAGCTTTGCGATGTGGCCTGCGTCCTCAGTCAGCGGCTTTTATTACTCGCATCCAGATAGCGAATACTTTAATGTCGGTAAAATCAGCCGAGATCAGTTAGAAGATTATGCCAAACGTAAAGAGTGGGATATCAAAACGGCTGAGAAATGGTTAAATCCGAATTTGTAG
- a CDS encoding type II toxin-antitoxin system VapC family toxin, with the protein MSYVLDTNTLIYFFKGVGQVASHLYSCDPNEIIIPTIVLYELNVGIQKSTSPDKRLSQLSTLLKQVQVMPFGRKEAEVSAQIRAKLERQGKTIGPYDIQIAGCALANNATLVTHNIKEFERVEGLQIVDWF; encoded by the coding sequence ATGAGCTACGTCTTAGATACGAATACGCTCATTTACTTTTTTAAAGGTGTGGGACAAGTTGCTTCACACCTTTATTCTTGCGACCCAAATGAAATTATCATTCCTACTATTGTACTTTATGAGCTAAATGTAGGTATCCAAAAATCTACTAGCCCTGATAAACGTTTGAGTCAACTATCTACTCTTTTGAAACAAGTTCAAGTAATGCCGTTTGGTCGCAAAGAGGCGGAGGTTTCAGCGCAGATTCGAGCAAAGCTTGAACGTCAAGGCAAAACTATTGGACCTTACGACATTCAGATTGCAGGTTGTGCGCTTGCCAATAACGCCACCTTGGTGACGCATAATATTAAAGAGTTTGAACGTGTGGAGGGTTTGCAAATTGTTGATTGGT
- a CDS encoding fasciclin domain-containing protein: MKMTKLATIGALAISLAGLSACNNMMPAKSAAMKTPMIKPAMANMNVVQVAQSNADFSILVEAVQAAGLAGALSNPDTNFTILAPTNAAFAQALAETGMTKAQLFANKPLLTKILSYHVINGSAPVYKKDVMPGNVTMLSNDTLMITPQGTLMDENGRTANILKTDIMATNGVVHVIDKVLLPK, from the coding sequence ATGAAAATGACTAAACTGGCGACCATTGGAGCATTAGCAATATCATTAGCAGGCCTTTCGGCTTGTAATAATATGATGCCTGCCAAGAGCGCTGCAATGAAAACACCGATGATAAAGCCTGCTATGGCGAATATGAATGTAGTACAAGTGGCACAAAGCAATGCTGACTTCTCAATTCTAGTAGAGGCAGTGCAAGCAGCAGGATTGGCTGGTGCATTGTCTAACCCTGACACTAATTTTACGATATTAGCGCCCACTAATGCCGCCTTTGCGCAAGCCTTGGCAGAAACTGGTATGACCAAAGCCCAGCTTTTTGCTAATAAGCCGCTATTGACCAAGATTTTATCTTATCATGTCATCAACGGTAGTGCGCCTGTCTACAAAAAAGATGTTATGCCTGGCAATGTCACTATGCTTAGTAATGATACGTTGATGATTACGCCACAAGGGACATTGATGGATGAGAACGGTCGTACAGCCAACATTCTAAAAACCGACATTATGGCTACTAACGGCGTAGTACACGTTATCGACAAAGTGTTATTACCTAAATAA